Proteins from a genomic interval of Streptomyces fodineus:
- a CDS encoding alcohol dehydrogenase catalytic domain-containing protein, translating to MSAYRAFEATGVHQLRLVERELVDPEPGHVRLRVEACGVCHSDVLAVEGLRPDPSRPVVPGHEIVGVIDAVGAGVTAWRPGDRVGVGFLNGHCWECEPCRRGDFVNCLDQEQTGTTIDGGYAEVTYARASGLVRIPDGMPAVEAAPLLCAGLTTLTGLQQAPTRAGALVAVQGIGGLGHLALQYARSLGHRVAAIARGQEKERLARELGAHEYIDSTVTDPGTALADLGGASVIVATASSGTSMNPLVRGLAPGGTLVVVGAAPDPLTVATADLIFGTRHIAGSLTGSSIQNEDNLAFSLAHGIRPATETMPFTQAMDAYERMLSGKARFRVVLDMNA from the coding sequence ATGTCCGCCTACCGAGCATTCGAGGCCACCGGCGTCCACCAGCTCAGACTCGTCGAGCGCGAGCTGGTCGACCCGGAGCCCGGACACGTCCGGCTCAGGGTGGAGGCGTGCGGCGTCTGCCACTCCGACGTACTGGCCGTGGAGGGACTGCGCCCCGACCCGTCACGCCCCGTCGTCCCCGGTCACGAGATCGTCGGTGTGATCGATGCCGTGGGCGCGGGCGTCACCGCCTGGCGGCCCGGCGACCGCGTCGGCGTCGGCTTCCTGAACGGGCACTGCTGGGAGTGCGAACCGTGCCGTCGCGGCGACTTCGTCAACTGCCTCGACCAGGAACAGACCGGCACCACCATCGATGGCGGATACGCGGAGGTGACCTACGCCCGCGCGAGCGGACTGGTACGCATCCCCGACGGCATGCCCGCCGTCGAGGCGGCCCCCCTGCTGTGCGCCGGACTGACCACCCTCACCGGGCTCCAGCAGGCCCCCACCCGCGCGGGCGCCCTGGTCGCCGTGCAGGGGATCGGCGGGCTCGGTCACCTGGCTCTGCAGTACGCACGCAGCCTCGGACACCGTGTGGCCGCCATCGCCCGCGGCCAGGAGAAGGAGCGACTCGCCAGGGAACTGGGCGCCCACGAGTACATCGACAGCACCGTCACCGACCCCGGCACGGCGCTGGCCGACCTGGGCGGCGCCTCGGTCATCGTCGCCACCGCATCAAGCGGTACGTCCATGAACCCCCTGGTCCGCGGACTGGCCCCGGGCGGCACGCTGGTGGTCGTCGGCGCCGCCCCAGACCCGCTGACGGTCGCGACGGCCGACCTGATCTTCGGCACCCGCCACATCGCCGGCAGCCTGACCGGATCGTCGATCCAGAACGAGGACAACCTCGCCTTCAGCCTCGCCCACGGCATCCGCCCCGCCACCGAGACCATGCCCTTCACCCAGGCCATGGACGCCTACGAGCGGATGCTCTCGGGCAAGGCCCGCTTCCGCGTCGTCCTGGACATGAACGCCTGA